Proteins from a genomic interval of Halopseudomonas litoralis:
- a CDS encoding ComEA family DNA-binding protein, with protein MKTILAAVIFSLSAWLAVPAFAEAVAEPMVTVNINDASAAEIAEGLKGIGMAKAEAIVAHRQENGQFESVDQLTVVKGIGPATVENNRARIALQ; from the coding sequence ATGAAAACGATCCTTGCTGCCGTCATCTTCAGTTTGTCCGCCTGGCTGGCCGTGCCGGCTTTCGCTGAAGCCGTCGCTGAACCCATGGTCACGGTCAATATCAACGATGCCAGCGCGGCTGAAATCGCCGAAGGTCTGAAAGGTATCGGCATGGCCAAGGCCGAAGCCATTGTTGCCCATCGCCAGGAGAATGGTCAGTTCGAGTCGGTCGATCAACTGACTGTGGTCAAGGGTATCGGTCCGGCGACCGTTGAAAACAATCGCGCTCGTATCGCTCTGCAGTAA
- a CDS encoding response regulator, which yields MPPPQSPEKDSQVDDAIPLLVCDDSSMARKQLIRSLPANWPFRITQAENGLLGLEAIRQNEGRIVLLDLTMPELNGFDVLARIRDEGLQADVIVISGDVQQEAIRRAKALGARSFLRKPVDPLELEAALLALGMGLPPAPLQPENITSHCLPSVSFRDAFRELANISMGRAAELLARVLNVFICLPVPNVNILEVSELQMALADAQGNQQVSAICQGYIGGGIAGEALLIFHDSKISDVAGLLNSQLNATPHLELLLDLAAIITGACLNGLSEQLDIQLSLGHPLVLGQHCTIEELIRLNRPRWKRTLAVEISYALENHDIQFDLILLFTEDSIPKLQQKIELLI from the coding sequence ATGCCGCCACCGCAATCACCGGAAAAGGACAGCCAAGTGGACGACGCCATACCCCTGCTGGTATGCGACGATTCAAGCATGGCCCGCAAGCAGCTGATCCGCAGCCTGCCGGCAAACTGGCCATTCAGGATCACCCAAGCCGAGAACGGCCTGCTCGGTTTGGAAGCGATTCGCCAGAACGAGGGACGCATAGTACTCCTCGATCTCACCATGCCCGAGCTGAATGGCTTCGACGTACTTGCTCGCATACGCGACGAAGGTCTGCAGGCCGACGTCATCGTCATCTCCGGTGATGTGCAGCAGGAAGCCATTCGGCGCGCCAAGGCGTTGGGAGCCCGATCCTTCCTGCGCAAACCCGTCGACCCACTGGAACTGGAAGCTGCTCTGCTGGCCCTGGGTATGGGGCTCCCCCCTGCTCCACTGCAGCCCGAGAATATCACCTCTCATTGTCTGCCCTCGGTCAGCTTCCGTGATGCCTTTCGTGAACTGGCCAATATATCCATGGGCCGCGCCGCTGAGTTGCTGGCACGGGTGCTGAATGTCTTTATCTGTCTGCCGGTCCCCAACGTCAATATTCTGGAAGTCAGCGAGCTGCAAATGGCCCTGGCTGATGCCCAGGGCAACCAGCAGGTCTCGGCCATCTGTCAGGGCTATATAGGCGGTGGCATTGCCGGTGAAGCCTTATTGATCTTCCATGATTCGAAGATCAGTGATGTCGCCGGCCTGCTGAACAGTCAGTTGAATGCGACTCCGCACCTGGAACTGCTGCTGGACCTCGCGGCCATCATAACCGGCGCCTGCCTCAATGGCCTGTCTGAACAGCTCGACATCCAGCTATCACTGGGACACCCACTGGTGCTCGGCCAGCACTGCACAATCGAGGAACTGATCCGGCTCAATCGCCCCCGCTGGAAACGGACCCTGGCGGTTGAGATCAGTTATGCCCTGGAAAACCATGATATCCAGTTCGACCTCATTCTGCTGTTCACCGAGGACTCGATACCCAAACTGCAGCAGAAGATTGAGCTGCTGATCTGA
- a CDS encoding sensor domain-containing diguanylate cyclase codes for MTAPLDISELHWMLDIVQSIDVGVVVLNRDYRIQAWNSFMENHSGMSANQVAQQSLLDLFPEIDRPWFTHKVETAIMLGIRTFTIWEQRPYLVRFKSYQPITGLADEMYQNVTILPLRSISATSDHVCLIIYDVTNAAINKRQLQAANTQLQELALHDGLSGLLNRRHWENCLEREFARHRRHNSQASLVLFDIDHFKKLNDSHGHRAGDEVIRQVARVTRQMARESDYAGRYGGEEFVVLLPHTGLEGARQFAERLRCSIEQLNVDYEGLVLTCTASMGVACMEEDMPGYGMLIEAADRALYRSKANGRNCITLSKAGELAL; via the coding sequence ATGACAGCGCCACTTGATATCAGCGAATTGCACTGGATGCTGGACATCGTCCAGAGCATCGATGTCGGCGTGGTCGTACTGAACCGAGACTATCGAATACAGGCGTGGAACAGCTTCATGGAAAACCACTCCGGCATGTCTGCCAATCAGGTAGCTCAACAGTCATTGCTCGACCTGTTTCCGGAAATCGATCGCCCCTGGTTCACCCATAAGGTCGAAACGGCCATCATGCTCGGCATCCGCACCTTCACCATCTGGGAGCAACGTCCCTATCTGGTGCGGTTCAAGAGTTATCAGCCGATAACCGGACTGGCTGATGAAATGTATCAGAACGTCACCATTCTGCCCCTGCGCTCGATCAGTGCCACGTCCGACCACGTTTGCCTGATCATCTATGATGTGACCAATGCTGCCATCAACAAGCGTCAGCTGCAGGCAGCCAATACTCAGCTTCAGGAACTGGCTCTGCATGACGGCCTGAGCGGTCTGCTCAACCGCCGTCACTGGGAAAACTGCCTGGAGCGCGAGTTCGCTCGCCACAGGCGCCACAATAGTCAGGCCAGCCTGGTGCTGTTCGATATCGATCATTTCAAGAAATTGAATGACAGCCATGGGCATAGGGCAGGCGACGAGGTCATCCGCCAGGTGGCCCGAGTGACCCGCCAGATGGCACGGGAGAGTGACTATGCCGGTCGTTATGGCGGTGAGGAGTTCGTCGTTCTGCTGCCCCACACCGGCCTGGAAGGAGCCCGTCAGTTTGCTGAGCGGCTACGCTGCAGCATCGAGCAACTCAACGTAGATTATGAAGGCCTGGTTCTGACCTGCACCGCCAGTATGGGCGTGGCGTGCATGGAAGAGGACATGCCCGGATATGGCATGCTGATCGAGGCCGCGGACCGTGCGCTGTATCGATCCAAGGCCAATGGTCGTAACTGCATCACCTTGAGTAAAGCCGGGGAGCTTGCCCTGTAA
- a CDS encoding O-succinylhomoserine sulfhydrylase, producing MISDWQPGRLDSDLEEAGFDTLAVRAGQHRSPEAEHGEALFLTSSYVFRSAGDAAACFSGERAGNVYSRYMNPTVRTFEQRIAALENAEQAVATASGMAAIMATVMSLCSAGDHILVSRSVFGATVSLFDKYFKRFGVEVDYVTLADLDGWRAACKPNTRLFFVESPSNPLAELVDIRGLAAVAREQGALLAVDNCFCTPALQKPLDLGADIVIHSATKYIDGQGRCLGGIVAGRKEHMQEVVGFLRTAGPTLSPFNAWVFLKGLETLRLRMAAHCAAAQELAEWLDEQPDIERVYYAGLPSHPQHELARAQQSAFGAVVSFEVRGGREAAWRFIDATRLISITANLGDAKSTITHPASTTHGRLSAETRQAAGIHEGLIRLAVGLEEVADLRADLQRGLAAARG from the coding sequence ATGATTTCCGATTGGCAGCCAGGGCGTCTGGACAGCGATCTTGAAGAGGCCGGTTTCGACACCTTGGCGGTGCGTGCCGGCCAGCATCGCAGCCCGGAGGCCGAGCATGGTGAAGCGCTGTTTCTGACTTCCAGCTACGTATTCCGCAGCGCCGGTGACGCCGCTGCGTGTTTTTCCGGCGAGCGCGCCGGTAACGTCTATTCGCGCTACATGAATCCAACGGTACGCACCTTCGAGCAGCGCATTGCTGCGCTGGAGAATGCGGAGCAGGCGGTGGCGACAGCCTCCGGCATGGCGGCCATTATGGCTACTGTCATGAGTCTGTGCAGCGCTGGTGACCATATTCTGGTATCGCGCAGCGTGTTCGGCGCCACCGTCAGTCTGTTCGACAAGTACTTCAAGCGTTTCGGTGTGGAAGTGGATTATGTCACTCTGGCTGATCTGGATGGCTGGCGTGCTGCCTGCAAGCCCAACACCCGGCTGTTCTTTGTCGAATCGCCATCCAACCCGTTGGCCGAGCTGGTGGACATTCGTGGGCTGGCTGCGGTCGCCAGAGAGCAGGGCGCATTGCTCGCCGTGGATAACTGTTTCTGCACGCCAGCCTTGCAGAAGCCGCTGGACCTGGGTGCGGATATCGTCATCCATTCCGCGACCAAGTACATTGATGGTCAGGGCCGCTGTCTGGGTGGGATCGTGGCCGGGCGCAAGGAGCATATGCAGGAAGTTGTCGGTTTTCTGCGTACGGCAGGTCCGACATTGAGCCCATTCAACGCCTGGGTATTTCTCAAGGGGCTGGAAACGCTGCGTCTGCGTATGGCCGCCCATTGTGCGGCCGCTCAGGAGCTGGCGGAGTGGCTGGATGAGCAGCCGGATATCGAGCGTGTCTATTATGCCGGGCTGCCCAGCCACCCGCAGCATGAATTGGCCAGGGCGCAGCAGTCGGCCTTCGGTGCCGTGGTCAGCTTTGAAGTCCGCGGTGGTCGCGAGGCCGCATGGCGGTTCATCGATGCCACACGTCTGATTTCCATCACCGCCAATCTGGGTGATGCCAAGAGCACCATTACCCACCCCGCAAGCACCACCCATGGCCGGCTGAGTGCCGAGACTCGGCAAGCGGCGGGCATTCATGAAGGGTTGATCCGCCTGGCGGTTGGCCTGGAAGAGGTGGCCGATCTGCGTGCGGACCTGCAGCGCGGGTTGGCTGCAGCGCGCGGCTAG
- the purF gene encoding amidophosphoribosyltransferase yields MCGIVGIVGKSNVNQALYDALTVLQHRGQDAAGIVTCDNERLFLRKDNGLVRDVFHQRHMQRLVGTMGLGHVRYPTAGSSTSAEAQPFYVNSPYGITLAHNGNLTNVEQLSKELYESDLRHVNTNSDSEVLLNVFAHELASERKLNPTEEDIFNAVRTVHDRCRGGYAAVAMITGHGIVGFRDPNGIRPIVYGKRETEQGVEYMVASESVALDVLGFETIRDLAPGEAVFITVDGEIFTRQCAINPKYAPCIFEHVYLARPDSIIDGVLVYKARLRMGEKLAEKILREHPDHGIDVVIPIPDTSRTSAVELANHLGVKFREGFVKNRYIGRTFIMPGQAARKKSVRQKLNAMELEFRGKNVLLVDDSIVRGTTCRQIIQMAREAGAKNVYFCSAAPAVRYPNVYGIDMPSAHELIAHNRTTEEVAELIGADWLVYQDLEDLVEAVKEGNPVIDEFDCSVFNGEYVTGDINEAYLGKIEQSRNDAVRALSDVENANIGLHNN; encoded by the coding sequence ATGTGTGGCATTGTTGGCATAGTGGGCAAGTCGAACGTCAATCAGGCGCTCTATGATGCCTTGACCGTCCTGCAGCATCGCGGCCAGGACGCCGCCGGCATCGTGACCTGCGATAACGAGCGACTGTTCCTGCGCAAGGACAACGGGCTGGTGCGCGATGTCTTTCATCAGCGGCACATGCAACGCCTGGTGGGTACCATGGGCCTGGGGCATGTGCGTTATCCAACGGCAGGCTCGTCCACCTCGGCCGAGGCGCAGCCGTTTTATGTGAATTCGCCCTACGGCATCACCCTGGCGCACAATGGCAACCTGACCAACGTCGAGCAACTGTCCAAGGAGCTCTACGAATCCGACCTGCGCCACGTCAACACCAACTCCGACTCGGAAGTGCTGCTCAATGTGTTCGCCCATGAGCTGGCCAGTGAGCGCAAGCTGAATCCGACCGAAGAGGATATCTTCAACGCGGTGCGTACGGTGCATGACCGCTGTCGTGGCGGTTATGCCGCAGTGGCCATGATCACCGGTCACGGTATCGTCGGCTTCCGCGATCCCAATGGGATCCGCCCGATCGTCTACGGCAAGCGTGAAACCGAACAGGGTGTTGAGTACATGGTGGCCTCGGAAAGTGTCGCGCTGGATGTGCTCGGCTTCGAAACTATCCGCGATCTGGCTCCCGGCGAAGCGGTATTCATCACCGTGGACGGCGAGATATTCACCCGTCAGTGCGCTATCAATCCGAAGTATGCGCCCTGCATCTTCGAGCACGTCTATCTGGCTCGTCCCGACTCCATCATTGACGGCGTATTGGTGTACAAGGCGCGCCTGCGCATGGGCGAGAAGCTGGCCGAGAAGATTCTGCGCGAGCATCCGGATCACGGCATCGATGTAGTCATTCCGATCCCGGATACCAGCCGCACCTCGGCGGTCGAGCTGGCCAATCACCTGGGCGTCAAGTTCCGTGAGGGCTTCGTCAAGAACCGCTATATCGGTCGTACTTTCATCATGCCCGGCCAGGCTGCACGCAAGAAGTCGGTGCGCCAGAAACTCAATGCCATGGAGTTGGAATTCCGCGGCAAGAATGTGCTGCTGGTGGATGATTCCATCGTCCGAGGCACCACCTGTCGGCAGATCATTCAGATGGCCCGCGAAGCCGGGGCGAAGAATGTCTATTTCTGCTCGGCGGCCCCGGCGGTGCGTTACCCGAACGTCTATGGTATCGATATGCCTTCTGCCCACGAGCTGATCGCCCACAACCGGACCACCGAAGAAGTGGCCGAGTTGATCGGCGCCGACTGGCTGGTCTACCAGGATCTGGAAGATCTGGTCGAGGCGGTGAAGGAAGGTAATCCGGTGATCGACGAGTTCGACTGCTCGGTGTTCAACGGCGAATACGTCACCGGCGATATCAATGAAGCCTATCTGGGCAAGATCGAGCAGTCGCGCAACGATGCAGTCAGGGCGCTGTCTGATGTCGAAAATGCCAATATCGGCCTGCACAATAACTGA
- a CDS encoding CvpA family protein translates to MTLAGVDWAIIAVISVSALISLTRGFVKEALSLLTWVIAGLVAWVFGGALADLLTGYIDTPSIRVITACAILFVLTLILGGLINYLIGQLVLVTGLTGTDRFLGMVFGAARGALLVVVAVGLLSLAPVQADVWWRESAFIPHFLLVADWSKNLILGLVGR, encoded by the coding sequence GTGACATTAGCCGGCGTTGACTGGGCCATAATCGCTGTAATTTCCGTCTCCGCTCTGATCAGCCTGACCCGTGGCTTCGTCAAGGAAGCATTGTCTCTGTTGACCTGGGTCATCGCCGGGCTGGTTGCCTGGGTGTTCGGTGGCGCATTGGCGGACCTGTTGACTGGTTACATCGATACACCGTCCATCCGGGTGATCACGGCCTGCGCCATTCTTTTTGTATTGACCTTGATTCTCGGTGGTCTGATCAATTATCTGATCGGTCAACTGGTGTTGGTGACCGGACTGACCGGAACCGATCGCTTTCTCGGTATGGTGTTCGGTGCGGCGCGAGGTGCGTTATTGGTTGTGGTGGCCGTCGGTTTGCTGAGTCTGGCGCCGGTGCAGGCCGATGTCTGGTGGCGTGAATCGGCTTTCATTCCTCATTTTCTGTTGGTGGCGGACTGGTCGAAGAACCTCATTCTCGGTCTGGTCGGACGCTGA
- a CDS encoding SPOR domain-containing protein produces the protein MDEGLKQRIIGALVLVVAAVVFLPMLLSGQDETEQVEVEVPEAPVLDEREIAVAVPPILPEPAPVPDMPQSAPGDSTATPLPQTASIEPAAPVVTEPDSAVTPSEPEPEPAPVEQPPAAAVTAGGWVIQQASFSSTENADSFRQTLAGQGYNAYTRSAQSNGKTIVRVFIGPLESREAAARVRDELQRRHQSKGLILAQDDGNRAR, from the coding sequence ATGGATGAAGGCCTCAAACAGCGCATCATAGGTGCCTTGGTATTGGTGGTGGCAGCGGTGGTATTCCTGCCCATGTTGCTGTCCGGGCAGGATGAAACCGAGCAGGTCGAGGTGGAGGTGCCGGAAGCGCCGGTGCTGGACGAGCGTGAGATTGCCGTCGCCGTACCGCCGATATTGCCCGAACCGGCGCCCGTGCCGGATATGCCACAGTCCGCTCCGGGTGACAGCACTGCCACACCGTTGCCGCAGACCGCTTCTATCGAGCCGGCCGCGCCGGTGGTCACCGAGCCGGACTCTGCAGTGACCCCATCAGAGCCGGAACCGGAGCCTGCGCCAGTCGAGCAGCCGCCAGCGGCCGCAGTTACTGCTGGCGGCTGGGTGATCCAGCAAGCGAGTTTCTCCAGTACCGAGAATGCCGACAGCTTCCGCCAGACGCTGGCCGGCCAGGGCTACAACGCCTATACCCGTTCCGCGCAGTCGAATGGCAAGACTATTGTGCGAGTTTTCATCGGTCCGCTTGAGAGCCGCGAGGCGGCTGCCAGAGTGCGCGATGAGCTGCAGCGCCGCCATCAGAGCAAAGGTCTGATTCTGGCTCAGGACGACGGCAACCGCGCCCGCTGA
- the folC gene encoding bifunctional tetrahydrofolate synthase/dihydrofolate synthase encodes MQAMGLADWLAQLERLHPAEIDMGLERVAEVASCLDVLDPAPLVFTVTGTNGKGSTCAALDSLLRHAGLRSGCYASPHLVQYNERVSIDGQPVTDADLCAAFAAIDQARGAISLTYFEFGTLAALWLFKRAGLDAVVLEVGLGGRLDAVNVVDANVAVVTSIGLDHSDYLGHDRDSVGYEKAGILRQGRPLVCSEIDLPPRFVQRVNELQVGMLQRGREYGWTPGREGSWTLFGKGGERATRHIEMPPVRLPRDNLCSAVQAFWAAGLDMPDETIAAALVDAFVPGRLDHRTLHWNGQVRELCLDVGHNPQAAAFLSAHLAARPARRIAVFGLLADKDLEGILKQLSRQFDSWAVAPLPSPRSHDAQRLAQQLSAGGETAMAFGSIGEAIAYQLDNSPADTEIVIFGSFFSVSEAILWLNDQTGGDR; translated from the coding sequence ATGCAGGCCATGGGGTTGGCCGATTGGCTGGCGCAACTGGAACGGTTGCATCCGGCAGAAATCGATATGGGGCTGGAGCGGGTGGCCGAAGTGGCCTCCTGTCTCGATGTGTTGGACCCGGCACCGCTGGTGTTCACCGTTACCGGTACCAATGGCAAGGGTTCCACCTGTGCTGCGCTGGATAGCCTGCTTCGGCACGCTGGCCTGCGCAGCGGCTGCTACGCATCCCCGCATCTGGTGCAGTACAACGAACGTGTCAGCATTGACGGTCAGCCGGTCACTGATGCGGATCTGTGTGCTGCCTTTGCGGCTATCGACCAGGCCCGTGGCGCCATTTCCCTGACCTACTTCGAATTCGGCACTCTGGCGGCGCTCTGGCTGTTCAAGCGCGCCGGACTTGATGCTGTGGTACTGGAAGTGGGGCTGGGCGGGCGTCTGGACGCGGTCAATGTGGTGGATGCCAATGTGGCAGTGGTCACCAGCATTGGTCTGGACCATAGCGATTATCTGGGCCATGACCGCGATTCGGTAGGCTATGAAAAAGCCGGCATTCTGCGCCAGGGTCGCCCGCTGGTGTGTTCGGAAATTGATCTGCCTCCGCGTTTTGTGCAGCGGGTGAACGAGCTGCAGGTAGGCATGCTGCAGCGGGGTCGCGAGTATGGGTGGACGCCCGGCAGGGAAGGTTCCTGGACGCTTTTCGGCAAGGGCGGTGAGCGAGCCACCCGGCATATCGAGATGCCGCCGGTCCGTCTGCCTCGCGACAACCTGTGTTCAGCCGTTCAGGCTTTCTGGGCTGCCGGCCTGGATATGCCTGACGAGACTATTGCTGCCGCGCTGGTCGATGCCTTCGTTCCGGGGCGACTGGACCATCGCACATTGCATTGGAATGGTCAGGTGCGCGAGCTATGCCTGGACGTGGGGCATAACCCCCAGGCTGCCGCCTTTCTGTCAGCGCATCTGGCAGCCAGGCCGGCCCGCCGCATTGCGGTTTTTGGTTTGTTGGCGGACAAGGACCTCGAAGGCATCCTGAAGCAACTGAGCCGCCAGTTCGATTCCTGGGCGGTGGCGCCTTTGCCGAGTCCGCGCTCGCATGATGCGCAGCGACTGGCGCAACAATTGAGCGCGGGCGGAGAAACTGCCATGGCGTTTGGCTCCATCGGTGAGGCGATTGCATACCAGCTGGATAACTCGCCTGCCGACACAGAAATCGTGATTTTCGGGTCGTTTTTCTCGGTTTCCGAGGCCATACTCTGGCTTAACGATCAGACCGGCGGAGACAGATAA
- the accD gene encoding acetyl-CoA carboxylase, carboxyltransferase subunit beta: MSNWLVDKLIPSIVRSEAQKSSVPEGLWRKCPSCDAVLYRPELEKNLEVCPKCSHHLRINARRRLDIFLDADGRTEIAAELEPVDKLKFRDTKKYKDRLVAAQKQTGEKDALVVMQGSLKGMPLVASAFEFNFMGGSMGSVVGARFVRGAEIALRERIPYVCFPASGGARMQEALFSLMQMAKTSAALARLKEEGIPFISVMTDPVYGGVSASLAMLGDLNVAEPNALIGFAGPRVIEQTVREKLPAGFQRSEFLLDHGALDMIIPRHEMRDRLASILALLTNQPAPVTSEPELPIADAEVTGDV; encoded by the coding sequence ATGAGCAACTGGTTGGTGGATAAACTGATTCCTTCCATCGTGCGTTCCGAGGCGCAGAAGAGCAGCGTGCCCGAAGGGCTGTGGCGCAAGTGCCCATCCTGCGACGCGGTGCTGTACCGCCCCGAGCTGGAAAAGAATCTGGAGGTCTGCCCCAAATGCAGCCATCACCTGCGGATCAATGCGCGCCGTCGTCTCGATATCTTTCTTGATGCCGATGGTCGTACTGAAATTGCCGCCGAACTGGAGCCGGTTGATAAGCTCAAGTTCCGTGATACCAAGAAGTACAAGGATCGCCTGGTTGCAGCCCAGAAGCAGACCGGTGAGAAGGATGCGCTGGTGGTCATGCAGGGCTCGCTCAAGGGCATGCCGCTGGTGGCCAGCGCCTTCGAGTTCAACTTCATGGGTGGCTCCATGGGCAGCGTGGTTGGCGCGCGATTCGTCCGCGGTGCCGAAATAGCCCTGCGTGAACGTATCCCCTATGTCTGCTTCCCTGCCTCCGGCGGTGCGCGGATGCAGGAGGCGCTGTTCTCGCTGATGCAGATGGCCAAGACCAGTGCTGCGCTGGCAAGATTGAAAGAGGAGGGGATTCCCTTCATTTCGGTCATGACCGACCCGGTCTACGGCGGCGTGTCTGCCAGCCTGGCGATGTTGGGGGACCTCAACGTAGCCGAGCCCAATGCGCTGATCGGTTTTGCCGGGCCGCGTGTCATCGAGCAGACCGTGCGCGAGAAGCTGCCTGCAGGCTTTCAGCGCAGCGAGTTCCTGTTGGACCATGGCGCGCTGGACATGATCATCCCGCGTCATGAAATGCGCGACCGGCTGGCAAGTATCCTGGCGCTGCTGACCAATCAGCCGGCCCCGGTCACGAGCGAGCCCGAGCTGCCTATCGCAGACGCGGAAGTGACTGGCGACGTCTGA
- the trpA gene encoding tryptophan synthase subunit alpha, with the protein MSRIKQCFDTLRADGRKALIPYFTAGDPNPEMTLPLMHELVEAGVDVIELGIPFSDPMADGPVIQLAMERALAHDVSLRDVLDMVRAFRTTNQTTPVVLMGYLNPMERMGYQAFAEQAADAGIDGVLTVDLPPEEAEEVVPLFREYGLDCIFLLAPTTTLARARKICELASGYVYYVSLKGVTGSAALNVTEVAEKLEQLRTVTDLPIGVGFGIADGASAAAVGAVADGVVVGSVLVKQIAAHVGDPVQARAGITAVIRDMRAAMDR; encoded by the coding sequence ATGAGCCGAATTAAACAGTGTTTTGACACCCTGCGCGCCGATGGCCGTAAGGCGCTGATCCCTTACTTCACCGCCGGCGACCCGAACCCGGAAATGACCTTGCCATTGATGCATGAGCTGGTTGAGGCCGGGGTCGACGTGATCGAGCTGGGGATTCCATTCTCCGACCCGATGGCCGATGGCCCGGTTATCCAGCTGGCCATGGAGCGGGCATTGGCGCACGACGTCAGTCTGCGTGATGTGCTGGATATGGTCCGCGCATTTCGTACCACCAACCAGACCACTCCGGTGGTGCTGATGGGCTACCTGAACCCGATGGAGCGTATGGGCTATCAGGCGTTTGCCGAGCAGGCGGCGGATGCGGGAATTGATGGTGTGCTGACCGTGGATCTGCCGCCGGAAGAAGCTGAAGAGGTGGTGCCGCTGTTCCGTGAGTACGGTCTGGACTGCATTTTCCTGCTGGCACCCACCACCACTCTGGCCCGCGCACGTAAAATCTGTGAGCTGGCCAGTGGTTATGTCTATTATGTTTCACTGAAAGGTGTGACCGGATCGGCCGCGCTGAACGTCACCGAAGTAGCAGAAAAGCTGGAGCAGCTGCGAACCGTTACCGATCTGCCGATCGGCGTCGGTTTCGGTATTGCCGATGGCGCCTCCGCCGCTGCCGTTGGTGCTGTGGCGGATGGCGTGGTAGTCGGTTCGGTTCTGGTCAAGCAGATTGCCGCGCATGTGGGTGATCCGGTGCAGGCCCGGGCCGGCATCACGGCAGTCATCCGCGACATGCGGGCAGCCATGGATCGTTGA
- the trpB gene encoding tryptophan synthase subunit beta has translation MSDSTPIDYASVPDQRGHFGPYGGRFVSETLMDALDELETLYEKLVKDPDFQAEFDRDLAHYVGRPSPLYLAERLTAKIGGAQIWLKREDLNHTGAHKVNNTIGQALLAKHMGKPRVIAETGAGQHGVATATVAARLGLKCQVYMGAEDVKRQALNVYRMKLLGAEVIPVTSGSKTLKDAMNEAMRDWVTNIDDTFYIIGTVAGPHPYPKLVRDFQCVIGREAREQCLAQAGRLPDALVACVGGGSNAIGLFHPFLEDQGVAMYGVEAAGDGLDTGRHAAPLNGGLPGVLHGNRTYLMSDENGQITETHSVSAGLDYPGVGPEHSWLKDIGRVDYVDATDTEALAAFRELTQVEGIMPALESSHAVAYAMKLAATMRPDQIIVVNLSGRGDKDIHTVAGIDGISI, from the coding sequence GTGTCTGATTCAACCCCTATCGATTATGCAAGTGTGCCCGATCAGCGTGGCCATTTTGGCCCCTACGGCGGTCGCTTTGTTTCCGAGACGCTGATGGATGCGCTCGATGAACTCGAAACGCTGTATGAAAAGCTGGTGAAAGATCCCGACTTTCAGGCCGAGTTCGACCGCGATCTGGCCCACTATGTGGGGAGGCCATCGCCGCTCTATCTCGCCGAGCGACTGACCGCAAAGATCGGCGGCGCACAGATCTGGCTCAAGCGTGAAGACCTGAACCACACCGGTGCGCACAAGGTGAACAACACCATCGGTCAGGCGCTGTTGGCCAAGCATATGGGCAAACCCCGGGTGATTGCCGAGACCGGCGCCGGCCAGCACGGCGTGGCTACGGCTACGGTTGCTGCGCGCCTGGGCCTGAAGTGTCAGGTGTACATGGGTGCTGAGGACGTCAAGCGTCAGGCGCTGAACGTCTATCGCATGAAGCTGCTGGGCGCCGAGGTGATTCCGGTTACCTCTGGCTCCAAGACACTCAAGGATGCGATGAACGAAGCCATGCGCGACTGGGTGACCAACATCGATGACACCTTCTACATCATCGGTACTGTTGCCGGCCCGCATCCGTATCCCAAGCTGGTCCGTGACTTCCAGTGCGTGATCGGTCGTGAAGCCCGCGAACAGTGCCTGGCGCAGGCCGGTCGCCTGCCTGATGCGCTGGTTGCCTGTGTCGGCGGTGGCTCCAACGCCATCGGCCTGTTCCATCCTTTCCTGGAAGACCAGGGCGTTGCCATGTATGGCGTCGAGGCCGCCGGTGATGGGCTGGACACAGGCCGCCACGCAGCGCCCTTGAATGGCGGTCTGCCTGGCGTATTGCATGGCAATCGCACTTATCTGATGTCGGATGAGAACGGACAGATCACCGAGACTCATTCGGTATCTGCTGGTCTCGATTACCCGGGAGTGGGACCAGAGCACAGCTGGTTGAAGGATATCGGGCGCGTTGATTACGTTGACGCCACCGATACCGAGGCGCTGGCCGCATTCCGCGAGCTGACCCAGGTCGAAGGCATCATGCCGGCGCTGGAGTCCAGTCATGCAGTTGCCTATGCCATGAAGCTGGCGGCGACCATGCGTCCCGATCAGATCATCGTGGTGAACCTGTCCGGTCGCGGCGACAAGGATATCCATACTGTCGCCGGTATCGACGGCATCAGCATTTGA